Proteins from a genomic interval of Oncorhynchus nerka isolate Pitt River linkage group LG13, Oner_Uvic_2.0, whole genome shotgun sequence:
- the LOC115140359 gene encoding probable glutathione peroxidase 8 isoform X1, giving the protein MEALEVLGGYPTKPLNPRARMVRVLLSMTVCMGCLLMLHSFLKISKSRKPQDFYSFEVKDARGRSVSLERYRGKVSPHQQDSTSRLTLSTAKASLVVNVASHSEHTAMNYRSLQELHRELGTSHFNVLAFPCGQFGETEMGASRDIEAYAKNTYGVTFTIFSKVKIMGSEAEPAFKFITDSVKKVPKWNFWKFLVNPEGQVVRFWKAEEPVDSVRQEAITMVRQIILKKRTEL; this is encoded by the exons ATGGAGGCGCTGGAGGTTTTGGGGGGCTACCCGACCAAGCCCTTAAACCCGAGAGCCCGAATGGTCAGGGTTCTACTGAGTATGACGGTGTGCATGGGATGTTTATTAATGCTACATAGTTTTCTCAAAATATCCAAGTCCAGGAAGCCGCAAGATTTCTATTCTTTTGAGGTGAAGGACGCCAGAGGGAGAAGCGTTTCTTTGGAGAGATACCGAGGCAAAGTAAGTCCACATCAGCAAGACTCAACGAGTAGACTAACCCTGTCTACTGCAAAA GCGTCTCTGGTTGTCAACGTGGCGAGCCACAGCGAACACACTGCGATGAACTATCGCTCTCTGCAGGAGCTGCACCGGGAATTAGGTACGTCCCATTTCAACGTCCTGGCTTTTCCCTGCGGCCAGTTCGGGGAGACCGAGATGGGGGCCAGTCGGGACATCGAGGCCTACGCCAAGAACACCTATGGCGTCACCTTCACCATCTTCAGTAAGGTCAAAATCATGGGTTCGGAGGCGGAGCCAGCCTTCAAATTCATAACAG ATTCTGTGAAGAAGGTTCCGAAGTGGAACTTCTGGAAGTTCCTGGTGAACCCTGAAGGCCAGGTGGTGAGGTTCTGGAAGGCAGAGGAGCCCGTCGACAGCGTTCGTCAGGAGGCCATAACCATGGTGCGTCAGATTATTCTAAAGAAAAGGACAGAGCTCTGA
- the LOC115140359 gene encoding probable glutathione peroxidase 8 isoform X2: MEALEVLGGYPTKPLNPRARMVRVLLSMTVCMGCLLMLHSFLKISKSRKPQDFYSFEVKDARGRSVSLERYRGKASLVVNVASHSEHTAMNYRSLQELHRELGTSHFNVLAFPCGQFGETEMGASRDIEAYAKNTYGVTFTIFSKVKIMGSEAEPAFKFITDSVKKVPKWNFWKFLVNPEGQVVRFWKAEEPVDSVRQEAITMVRQIILKKRTEL, translated from the exons ATGGAGGCGCTGGAGGTTTTGGGGGGCTACCCGACCAAGCCCTTAAACCCGAGAGCCCGAATGGTCAGGGTTCTACTGAGTATGACGGTGTGCATGGGATGTTTATTAATGCTACATAGTTTTCTCAAAATATCCAAGTCCAGGAAGCCGCAAGATTTCTATTCTTTTGAGGTGAAGGACGCCAGAGGGAGAAGCGTTTCTTTGGAGAGATACCGAGGCAAA GCGTCTCTGGTTGTCAACGTGGCGAGCCACAGCGAACACACTGCGATGAACTATCGCTCTCTGCAGGAGCTGCACCGGGAATTAGGTACGTCCCATTTCAACGTCCTGGCTTTTCCCTGCGGCCAGTTCGGGGAGACCGAGATGGGGGCCAGTCGGGACATCGAGGCCTACGCCAAGAACACCTATGGCGTCACCTTCACCATCTTCAGTAAGGTCAAAATCATGGGTTCGGAGGCGGAGCCAGCCTTCAAATTCATAACAG ATTCTGTGAAGAAGGTTCCGAAGTGGAACTTCTGGAAGTTCCTGGTGAACCCTGAAGGCCAGGTGGTGAGGTTCTGGAAGGCAGAGGAGCCCGTCGACAGCGTTCGTCAGGAGGCCATAACCATGGTGCGTCAGATTATTCTAAAGAAAAGGACAGAGCTCTGA